The following are encoded together in the Monodelphis domestica isolate mMonDom1 chromosome 5, mMonDom1.pri, whole genome shotgun sequence genome:
- the NCKAP5L gene encoding nck-associated protein 5-like isoform X1 → MSQAVEEPAGDPGAPKPGSSSAMELGTCQELLHRLRELEAENSALAQANENQRETYERCLDEVANHVVQALLNQKDLREECIKLKRRVFDLERQNQTLSTLFQQKLQLSAGSLPQLPLHPLQPISEPLAPALLNAEEGPAALLPMGPRPGPKEVGCEQQQQQQVALGGLGPPLDALSPFLKKKAQILEVLRSLEETDPLLLHPPTASWRAAGQRPQGEPGLHPDCSLKGKAGEKWSPGERLGSPEPVNGEVCTPPLPEPAPWASCLLLGPSSLGGLLRWEPVLGSPRAEEEKLGRLWGTGREPQRSPAPQPSLHSGPGSSSSSSSDEAGEPGEALTPAALLNALARKQLNLGQLLEDTESYLQAFLSGAGGPHSGDTTPAYGPGSGQPPLPGEAPRAKGLPKAAWGGGGPEPLRPGFSTTSEGDGAVPFLSVFVGGGDSSAGPGPWPSYPHSSSQVKSELQISPSSPLETQDLSFSPPKSLNFLKLSLAPEKAPSPGTPHLSPQLARSSRIPCWNGGPEGSPSPLLPHRGLGGELSPERVARSQPGGAPPVIVVDALPLRPAPAGPPSVLSEPPACPSPARYGDVLDLSASSFAGPSPEPPVSPLQSSGYPQLAPETRDQAPRGAPGPCPYGGAQGKGAEKAGQESPQAGWKSTGGSSKRPGNGVGRRPGEPGCPPLRERLAVLGKAKPGSEGAPSGGDKNGSPGKAGAERARPPGRPREGAGEPAEAKAPPRGAVPSGTSSLKQPDPGDPGPRCYSSHSMGARLDLDPVSPRGCLTKVELAKSRLAGALCPQTPRTPVKLPTTVPSPGKPNKSPHGSPTKLPSKSPTKVAPRGASPQVPKEKGKGPPWAEGGPPSQPVPKAGGPEGPAPHSAIEEKVMKGIEENVLRLQGQDRAPSAEAKHRNSSSIVSWFGLKKSKLPALSRRAEPGKSKDGPAGAPPPKGAKQEARRLEPESLNISKLMAKAEDLRKALEEEKAYLSRQGRGRPGGPARGPGGSGDAVLGQAQSQLALVYQGADTFMQQLLNRVDGKELPPERWQEPKPDFRDFAPATPDAKGPPALRSPRNGLVAQSAHKPSGKKSGEPAPREVAPPEDGLAEPIPAPNFTACGSLTRTLDSGIGTFPPPDHGSGGAPGKNPPKPKPSRLDPAPADPSARPNPLTKVPRRARTLDREVPAVEELLVAGRHPSVPTFHALLSPTPRHHGHKACTDDSSGHPGRPPPIQLSKNWTFPSTRAGTNASDPFLCAPHQLEGLPRTPLVPPAERKQRLEEGQPPSGTPGPAFSGSRTPSTSDMGEDGRASGGGPPGLETSESLSDSLYDSLSSCGSQG, encoded by the exons CTCCCGCTACACCCGCTGCAGCCCATCTCCGAGCCTCTGGCCCCCGCGCTCCTGAACGCTGAGGAGGGCCCGGCGGCCCTACTGCCCATGGGGCCCCGCCCCGGACCCAAAGAG GTAGGCtgtgagcagcagcagcagcagcaggtggCTCTGGGGGGCCTGGGACCCCCGCTGGATGCCCTTTCCCCGTTTCTGAAGAAAAAGGCTCAGATCCTAGAGGTGCTGAGAAGCCTGGAAGAGACGGACCCTCTGTTGCTGCACCCCCCCACGGCCTCCTGGCGGGCAGCGGGGCAGCGCCCCCAGGGGGAGCCTGGCCTCCACCCCGACTGTTCCCTGAAGGGCAAGGCGGGTGAAAAGTGGAGCCCCGGGGAGCGGCTGGGCTCCCCAGAACCGGTCAACGGTGAGGTGTGTACGCCACCTCTGCCGGAGCCTGCCCCGTGGGCATCCTGCCTGCTCCTGGGCCCCAGCAGCCTGGGGGGACTGCTCCGGTGGGAGCCCGTGCTGGGGAGCCCCCGCGCAGAGGAGGAGAAGCTGGGGAGGCTTTGGGGCACAGGCCGGGAGCCCCAGAGGTCCCCGGCACCCCAGCCCAGCCTCCACAGCGGCCCTGGCAGCAGCAGTAGCTCCTCTTCCGATGAGGCCGGGGAGCCGGGGGAGGCCCTGACACCTGCCGCCCTGCTCAACGCCCTGGCCCGGAAGCAGCTGAACCTGGGCCAGTTGCTGGAGGACACGGAATCTTACCTCCAGGCCTTCCTTTCGGGGGCCGGGGGACCCCACAGCGGAGACACGACCCCCGCCTACGGCCCCGGCTCGGGGCAGCCACCCTTGCCCGGCGAGGCCCCGAGAGCCAAAGGCCTCCCCAAGGCAGCCTGGGGCGGGGGCGGCCCCGAGCCTCTCAGGCCGGGCTTCAGCACTACCTCAGAGGGTGACGGGGCCGTCCCCTTCCTCAGCGTGTTTGTGGGGGGAGGAGACAGCTCTGCGGGCCCAGGCCCCTGGCCCAGCTACCCCCATTCCTCATCTCAGGTGAAAAGCGAGCTCCAAATTAGCCCCTCGTCCCCCCTCGagacccaggacctctccttctcccctcccaagAGCCTCAACTTCCTGAAGCTGTCTCTGGCCCCGGAGAAGGCCCCAAGCCCCGGCACCCCCCATCTCAGTCCCCAGTTGGCCCGAAGCTCCCGCATCCCTTGCTGGAACGGCGGGCCAGAGGGCAGCCCTTCCCCCCTGCTTCCCCACCGTGGCCTTGGGGGCGAGCTGTCTCCCGAGAGGGTGGCCCGGAGCCAGCCCGGCGGCGCGCCGCCCGTCATCGTCGTGGACGCCCTCCCGCTGAGGCCCGCCCCTGCGGGCCCCCCCTCCGTCCTCTCCGAGCCCCCCGCGTGTCCGAGCCCGGCCCGCTACGGAGACGTCCTGGACCTTTCCGCCAGCTCCTTTGCGGGGCCCTCTCCGGAGCCCCCCGTCTCCCCGCTGCAGTCGTCCGGCTACCCCCAGCTGGCCCCGGAGACACGAGACCAGGCTCCCCGGGGCGCACCCGGCCCCTGCCCGTACGGGGGTGCCCAGGGGAAGGGTGCCGAGAAGGCTGGACAAGAATCTCCCCAGGCCGGCTGGAAGAGCACGGGCGGCTCCTCCAAGAGGCCAGGCAACGGCGTGGGGAGACGGCCTGGGGAGCCGGGCTGCCCGCCTCTCCGGGAGCGGCTGGCGGTCCTGGGCAAGGCAAAGCCGGGCTCGGAGGGAGCGCCGAGCGGCGGCGACAAGAACGGGAGCCCCGGAAAAGCCGGGGCCGAGAGAGCCCGGCCCCCGGGGAGGCCGAGGGAAGGGGCCGGGGAGCCCGCGGAGGCCAAGGCGCCCCCGCGGGGGGCGGTGCCCTCGGGCACCAGCAGCCTAAAGCAGCCAGACCCCGGGGACCCCGGGCCCCGCTGCTACTCCTCCCACTCCATGGGCGCCCGGCTCGACCTGGACCCCGTGTCTCCTCGCGGCTGCCTCACCAAAGTGGAGCTGGCCAAAAGCCGGCTGGCAGGGGCGCTGTGCCCTCAGACCCCTCGGACCCCGGTCAAGCTGCCCACCACCGTGCCCAGCCCAGGCAAGCCCAACAAGAGCCCCCACGGCAGCCCCACCAAGCTGCCCTCCAAGTCCCCCACCAAGGTGGCTCCGCGGGGGGCGTCCCCCCAAGTGCCCAAGGAGAAGGGCAAGGGGCCCCCGTGGGCGGAGGGCGGCCCCCCCTCCCAGCCCGTGCCCAAAGCGGGGGGCCCCGAGGGGCCGGCGCCGCACTCGGCCATCGAGGAGAAGGTCATGAAGGGCATCGAGGAGAACGTGCTGCGGCTGCAGGGCCAGGACCGGGCCCCGAGCGCCGAGGCCAAGCACCGCAACTCGAGCAGCATCGTCAGCTGGTTCGGCCTGAAGAAGAGCAAGCTGCCCGCCCTGAGCCGCCGGGCCGAGCCCGGCAAGAGCAAGGACGGGCCGGCGGGGGCGCCCCCGCCCAAGGGGGCCAAGCAGGAGGCCCGCAGGCTGGAGCCGGAGAGCCTCAACATCTCCAAGCTCATGGCCAAGGCCGAGGACCTGCGCAAGGccctggaggaggagaaggccTACCTGAGCCGGCAGGGCCGGGGACGCCCGGGGGGGCCGGCCCGGGGGCCCGGGGGCAGTGGGGACGCCGTGCTGGGCCAGGCCCAGAGCCAGCTGGCCCTGGTCTACCAGGGGGCCGACACCTTCATGCAGCAGCTGCTCAACCG GGTAGATGGGAAGGAGCTGCCCCCTGAGCGCTGGCAGGAGCCCAAGCCGGACTTCAGAGACTTCGCGCCGGCCACTCCCGACGCCAAGGGCCCCCCGGCCCTCCGCAGCCCCCGCAACGGCCTGGTGGCCCAGAGCGCCCACAAGCCCTCCGGGAAG AAGAGCGGCGAGCCAGCGCCCAGGGAAGTGGCCCCTCCTGAGGACGGCCTCGCCGAGCCCATCCCGGCCCCCAACTTCACAG CCTGCGGCTCCTTGACCCGCACCCTGGACAGCGGCATCGGCACCTTCCCGCCGCCGGACCACGGCAGCGGCGGAGCCCCCGGCAAAAACCCCCCCAAACCAAAGCCTTCTCGCCTGGACCCGGCCCCCGCGGACCCCTCGGCCCGACCCAACCCCCTCACCAAGGTTCCCCGCCGCGCCAGGACGCTGGACCGGGAGGTGCCCGCCGTGGAAGAGCTGCTGGTGGCCGGGCGGCACCCGAGTGTGCCCACGTTCCATGCCCTGCTTTCTCCCACGCCCAGGCACCACGGGCACAAGGCCTGCACGGATG ATTCCAGCGGGCATCCCGGACGGCCGCCCCCAATCCAGCTCTCCAAAAACTGGACTTTCCCCAGCACCCGCGCGGGCACCAACGCCTCCGACCCGTTCCTCTGCGCGCCCCATCAGCTGGAAGGGCTGCCCAGGACCCCGCTG GTCCCCCCCGCGGAGAGGAAGCAGCGTCTAGAGGAAGGGCAGCCTCCGTCGGGCACCCCCGGCCCAGCGTTCAGTGGCAGCCGCACGCCCAGCACCTCGGACATGGGGGAGGACGGACGGGCGTCTGGGGGGGGCCCTCCTGGCCTGGAGACGTCGGAGTCCCTCAGCGATTCCCTGTATGACTCCCTGTCCTCCTGCGGGAGCCAAGGCTGA
- the NCKAP5L gene encoding nck-associated protein 5-like isoform X2, with protein sequence MGPRPGPKEVGCEQQQQQQVALGGLGPPLDALSPFLKKKAQILEVLRSLEETDPLLLHPPTASWRAAGQRPQGEPGLHPDCSLKGKAGEKWSPGERLGSPEPVNGEVCTPPLPEPAPWASCLLLGPSSLGGLLRWEPVLGSPRAEEEKLGRLWGTGREPQRSPAPQPSLHSGPGSSSSSSSDEAGEPGEALTPAALLNALARKQLNLGQLLEDTESYLQAFLSGAGGPHSGDTTPAYGPGSGQPPLPGEAPRAKGLPKAAWGGGGPEPLRPGFSTTSEGDGAVPFLSVFVGGGDSSAGPGPWPSYPHSSSQVKSELQISPSSPLETQDLSFSPPKSLNFLKLSLAPEKAPSPGTPHLSPQLARSSRIPCWNGGPEGSPSPLLPHRGLGGELSPERVARSQPGGAPPVIVVDALPLRPAPAGPPSVLSEPPACPSPARYGDVLDLSASSFAGPSPEPPVSPLQSSGYPQLAPETRDQAPRGAPGPCPYGGAQGKGAEKAGQESPQAGWKSTGGSSKRPGNGVGRRPGEPGCPPLRERLAVLGKAKPGSEGAPSGGDKNGSPGKAGAERARPPGRPREGAGEPAEAKAPPRGAVPSGTSSLKQPDPGDPGPRCYSSHSMGARLDLDPVSPRGCLTKVELAKSRLAGALCPQTPRTPVKLPTTVPSPGKPNKSPHGSPTKLPSKSPTKVAPRGASPQVPKEKGKGPPWAEGGPPSQPVPKAGGPEGPAPHSAIEEKVMKGIEENVLRLQGQDRAPSAEAKHRNSSSIVSWFGLKKSKLPALSRRAEPGKSKDGPAGAPPPKGAKQEARRLEPESLNISKLMAKAEDLRKALEEEKAYLSRQGRGRPGGPARGPGGSGDAVLGQAQSQLALVYQGADTFMQQLLNRVDGKELPPERWQEPKPDFRDFAPATPDAKGPPALRSPRNGLVAQSAHKPSGKKSGEPAPREVAPPEDGLAEPIPAPNFTACGSLTRTLDSGIGTFPPPDHGSGGAPGKNPPKPKPSRLDPAPADPSARPNPLTKVPRRARTLDREVPAVEELLVAGRHPSVPTFHALLSPTPRHHGHKACTDDSSGHPGRPPPIQLSKNWTFPSTRAGTNASDPFLCAPHQLEGLPRTPLVPPAERKQRLEEGQPPSGTPGPAFSGSRTPSTSDMGEDGRASGGGPPGLETSESLSDSLYDSLSSCGSQG encoded by the exons ATGGGGCCCCGCCCCGGACCCAAAGAG GTAGGCtgtgagcagcagcagcagcagcaggtggCTCTGGGGGGCCTGGGACCCCCGCTGGATGCCCTTTCCCCGTTTCTGAAGAAAAAGGCTCAGATCCTAGAGGTGCTGAGAAGCCTGGAAGAGACGGACCCTCTGTTGCTGCACCCCCCCACGGCCTCCTGGCGGGCAGCGGGGCAGCGCCCCCAGGGGGAGCCTGGCCTCCACCCCGACTGTTCCCTGAAGGGCAAGGCGGGTGAAAAGTGGAGCCCCGGGGAGCGGCTGGGCTCCCCAGAACCGGTCAACGGTGAGGTGTGTACGCCACCTCTGCCGGAGCCTGCCCCGTGGGCATCCTGCCTGCTCCTGGGCCCCAGCAGCCTGGGGGGACTGCTCCGGTGGGAGCCCGTGCTGGGGAGCCCCCGCGCAGAGGAGGAGAAGCTGGGGAGGCTTTGGGGCACAGGCCGGGAGCCCCAGAGGTCCCCGGCACCCCAGCCCAGCCTCCACAGCGGCCCTGGCAGCAGCAGTAGCTCCTCTTCCGATGAGGCCGGGGAGCCGGGGGAGGCCCTGACACCTGCCGCCCTGCTCAACGCCCTGGCCCGGAAGCAGCTGAACCTGGGCCAGTTGCTGGAGGACACGGAATCTTACCTCCAGGCCTTCCTTTCGGGGGCCGGGGGACCCCACAGCGGAGACACGACCCCCGCCTACGGCCCCGGCTCGGGGCAGCCACCCTTGCCCGGCGAGGCCCCGAGAGCCAAAGGCCTCCCCAAGGCAGCCTGGGGCGGGGGCGGCCCCGAGCCTCTCAGGCCGGGCTTCAGCACTACCTCAGAGGGTGACGGGGCCGTCCCCTTCCTCAGCGTGTTTGTGGGGGGAGGAGACAGCTCTGCGGGCCCAGGCCCCTGGCCCAGCTACCCCCATTCCTCATCTCAGGTGAAAAGCGAGCTCCAAATTAGCCCCTCGTCCCCCCTCGagacccaggacctctccttctcccctcccaagAGCCTCAACTTCCTGAAGCTGTCTCTGGCCCCGGAGAAGGCCCCAAGCCCCGGCACCCCCCATCTCAGTCCCCAGTTGGCCCGAAGCTCCCGCATCCCTTGCTGGAACGGCGGGCCAGAGGGCAGCCCTTCCCCCCTGCTTCCCCACCGTGGCCTTGGGGGCGAGCTGTCTCCCGAGAGGGTGGCCCGGAGCCAGCCCGGCGGCGCGCCGCCCGTCATCGTCGTGGACGCCCTCCCGCTGAGGCCCGCCCCTGCGGGCCCCCCCTCCGTCCTCTCCGAGCCCCCCGCGTGTCCGAGCCCGGCCCGCTACGGAGACGTCCTGGACCTTTCCGCCAGCTCCTTTGCGGGGCCCTCTCCGGAGCCCCCCGTCTCCCCGCTGCAGTCGTCCGGCTACCCCCAGCTGGCCCCGGAGACACGAGACCAGGCTCCCCGGGGCGCACCCGGCCCCTGCCCGTACGGGGGTGCCCAGGGGAAGGGTGCCGAGAAGGCTGGACAAGAATCTCCCCAGGCCGGCTGGAAGAGCACGGGCGGCTCCTCCAAGAGGCCAGGCAACGGCGTGGGGAGACGGCCTGGGGAGCCGGGCTGCCCGCCTCTCCGGGAGCGGCTGGCGGTCCTGGGCAAGGCAAAGCCGGGCTCGGAGGGAGCGCCGAGCGGCGGCGACAAGAACGGGAGCCCCGGAAAAGCCGGGGCCGAGAGAGCCCGGCCCCCGGGGAGGCCGAGGGAAGGGGCCGGGGAGCCCGCGGAGGCCAAGGCGCCCCCGCGGGGGGCGGTGCCCTCGGGCACCAGCAGCCTAAAGCAGCCAGACCCCGGGGACCCCGGGCCCCGCTGCTACTCCTCCCACTCCATGGGCGCCCGGCTCGACCTGGACCCCGTGTCTCCTCGCGGCTGCCTCACCAAAGTGGAGCTGGCCAAAAGCCGGCTGGCAGGGGCGCTGTGCCCTCAGACCCCTCGGACCCCGGTCAAGCTGCCCACCACCGTGCCCAGCCCAGGCAAGCCCAACAAGAGCCCCCACGGCAGCCCCACCAAGCTGCCCTCCAAGTCCCCCACCAAGGTGGCTCCGCGGGGGGCGTCCCCCCAAGTGCCCAAGGAGAAGGGCAAGGGGCCCCCGTGGGCGGAGGGCGGCCCCCCCTCCCAGCCCGTGCCCAAAGCGGGGGGCCCCGAGGGGCCGGCGCCGCACTCGGCCATCGAGGAGAAGGTCATGAAGGGCATCGAGGAGAACGTGCTGCGGCTGCAGGGCCAGGACCGGGCCCCGAGCGCCGAGGCCAAGCACCGCAACTCGAGCAGCATCGTCAGCTGGTTCGGCCTGAAGAAGAGCAAGCTGCCCGCCCTGAGCCGCCGGGCCGAGCCCGGCAAGAGCAAGGACGGGCCGGCGGGGGCGCCCCCGCCCAAGGGGGCCAAGCAGGAGGCCCGCAGGCTGGAGCCGGAGAGCCTCAACATCTCCAAGCTCATGGCCAAGGCCGAGGACCTGCGCAAGGccctggaggaggagaaggccTACCTGAGCCGGCAGGGCCGGGGACGCCCGGGGGGGCCGGCCCGGGGGCCCGGGGGCAGTGGGGACGCCGTGCTGGGCCAGGCCCAGAGCCAGCTGGCCCTGGTCTACCAGGGGGCCGACACCTTCATGCAGCAGCTGCTCAACCG GGTAGATGGGAAGGAGCTGCCCCCTGAGCGCTGGCAGGAGCCCAAGCCGGACTTCAGAGACTTCGCGCCGGCCACTCCCGACGCCAAGGGCCCCCCGGCCCTCCGCAGCCCCCGCAACGGCCTGGTGGCCCAGAGCGCCCACAAGCCCTCCGGGAAG AAGAGCGGCGAGCCAGCGCCCAGGGAAGTGGCCCCTCCTGAGGACGGCCTCGCCGAGCCCATCCCGGCCCCCAACTTCACAG CCTGCGGCTCCTTGACCCGCACCCTGGACAGCGGCATCGGCACCTTCCCGCCGCCGGACCACGGCAGCGGCGGAGCCCCCGGCAAAAACCCCCCCAAACCAAAGCCTTCTCGCCTGGACCCGGCCCCCGCGGACCCCTCGGCCCGACCCAACCCCCTCACCAAGGTTCCCCGCCGCGCCAGGACGCTGGACCGGGAGGTGCCCGCCGTGGAAGAGCTGCTGGTGGCCGGGCGGCACCCGAGTGTGCCCACGTTCCATGCCCTGCTTTCTCCCACGCCCAGGCACCACGGGCACAAGGCCTGCACGGATG ATTCCAGCGGGCATCCCGGACGGCCGCCCCCAATCCAGCTCTCCAAAAACTGGACTTTCCCCAGCACCCGCGCGGGCACCAACGCCTCCGACCCGTTCCTCTGCGCGCCCCATCAGCTGGAAGGGCTGCCCAGGACCCCGCTG GTCCCCCCCGCGGAGAGGAAGCAGCGTCTAGAGGAAGGGCAGCCTCCGTCGGGCACCCCCGGCCCAGCGTTCAGTGGCAGCCGCACGCCCAGCACCTCGGACATGGGGGAGGACGGACGGGCGTCTGGGGGGGGCCCTCCTGGCCTGGAGACGTCGGAGTCCCTCAGCGATTCCCTGTATGACTCCCTGTCCTCCTGCGGGAGCCAAGGCTGA